The following nucleotide sequence is from Trifolium pratense cultivar HEN17-A07 linkage group LG2, ARS_RC_1.1, whole genome shotgun sequence.
GAAAAATAACCTTTTAATTGTAATTATTGTATTACAAGTCGGTTATGTAGAGTTTAGTTAGACTCAACTTTCAATTATAAGATGATATCAGAGTTTCCTCTAAGATCTAGACAATGTTAATAATATGAAACAGAACCAACGAAAACATGTCAAATACATTGAAGATAGATGTCTTAACCacataggctctgtttggtaaaaaaatttgtagtgtttgataaaattaatagttaaacgagcttataaatataaaatgacatgaaaaaaatatatgtttaattaatattttatttttttcaagtaagatgatagagATAAGTaatattggaagaaaaaatataagttataagttcatAAGCTATAAAGATGCAATtgttgttagtgaaaacttatgaattaacataaaactttatttatttgcataagttattttcacaagcttaaaaataagtcaaatccaaacggacattatatctcaataaaattaataattatgagaACTAATGAATCAAagtgacataaaaaaatattgaataaaagaaataaataaataaataaataaataaaatgggtCAGGTTGGTCCACTAGCCCACATGACCCATATGAAGTCGAGCTGGACTCGTTAATGTGTAGCCCAATAATAATTAGGCTGGACCAATctaacccatatatatatacgaaaatttctcatcccacccactcactttctcaccTACCCcctgtttttccttttttgcccttggtcaaaaaattcggaacgcgttttccgaattttttttgcctttaaaaacaacttcggaacgtgttttccgaattttttccaaatttgaactaaaaaatcggaaaacgcgttccgaatttttttaccaagggcaaaaatggaaaaacaaggGGTAGGTGAGAAAATGAGTGGGTGGAATGAgaaattttctatatatatatggtcCACTGGATGAGGATGGATCGGACCGGCCCATTTGACACCTTATGGCCCCCTAGGCATGGCCCCCTTGCAAATGAGAAAGACTCCCTTATACTGACTTTGGCTCTTATAATGATTTTGGCTCAGGGACACAGATCGAAAAACTTTTAGTAGTGAAGGCAACAAATATGGATATGGATTCAGGGAATTCACAAATATACTGACTGCAGTGCAGTCAGCCACATATAAACCGTCCAATCAAGATCGGACGGTTCAGATTTTAAAAtcagattttataattaaaatctgaCCTTAAAATCTGagccgtctgatcttgatcagacggtccAAATCTAGTGACTGCATGCAGTTGACTTCACAGAATCCAAATCCCAACAAATATATAACTTAAGTTTGCATTGGTGTTAAGAATTTTGCAATTTCGAATGCTACATTAAAAATTGTGGTCGCCACAATGTGTATTAATTATATCATGagacaaattttattaaaattatttgtactataatatatatatatatatatatatatatatatatatatatatatatatatatatatatatatatatatatatatatatatatattagtttcaATTAGAGTAAATATGAAATTTGTACTAAAAAGTGTGATTTTTATCCATTtcaattgaaggaaaaaaaaacagaattattTATCTATTAGTATTTTGTTGTGGTTGTAATGGTGTCTCGTTGTGGCTGTAACAGTATCGGCTGCTTACTATTTTGTCGCGACCATTTTGTGGATCCTTTTTTAAAGATGACACACATTCTACCCCTTGATAATTTTGGGATATTTGTCTAACTAATTAACCACAATTAACTTGTAACCAACTTTCTCGGTCTTGCTTCCGTATTTGTATCCCTTGTTCCCTCCTTAGACATATCTTATGCCTTGGTTTAGAGGTTTAATAAAATGTttgctgtttcaaaaaaaaaaaaaaaaaaatctccaaatTATCAAAGgataaattagaaaaaaccatttttaaaaCCTTGATCTCCCTAATTATGCTATCTTGATATTTGGTTTAccataaatttgattatatgtCATTTTCTACCGAcaacttattatatttttatgtgtgAACAATATATAAACCGTTGAAATAAAACTTCAgaattcttaattttttgtatAAGTTTTTGCCTAATTTCCATTCCTTCTTTTTCATGAAATGTATGCATCCAACAGTGATGTTTATCGAATATATTTCTTTGTGACTTGTATCCCACGTCACATCCTAaccttcttttgttttttttccttgtttgtttgtttcagcAATAGTTTTATAATCTTCTGCCTATCtcattttcctttaattttaaaatggaaatgtaaatccaaagaaaaacaatgtgaAAGACCAAAGAAAAATAACCTCTTAATTGCAATTCTTGCAATAGATGAACAGTAGAAATTGACATTATTGTTATTGAAAGGGAATAAGTGGCCAAGatccaaacaaaaatacaataccagaaatttcaaatttcctCTCAGAAAGAGAGATGTATGCACACAGCTCTCATGTTCGTTTTTACCTTACTATGTTTCTGTTAAGAGTTTCACGAATGTGAGATGGTCTGAACACGAGTTTATAAATCGAGACACTTTTCACCTTATAAGTTGGTTTTGTATGATTGAGTTAGACTAATGTTAATAATATGAAATGGAACCAACCAAAAGATGTAAAATACATTGAGGATAGATGCTTCAACTACATAGCTAATTGCAGATAAAGCGTAGCTAAGAATTTCAGCTTGGCCTCATACAATATATTGCATATCACACTATACAAACATAAGTTCAATGCAAGGAAAAGCTCTTTGGGCATAGGATCCTTCATTTTCTTAAGATATGCCTAAGAGGCTAAGAACATTAAAGGCACAAactaatatatagttgatacaGAAACACAAATTTCTGTTAGAATTATAACTAGTAGACAGTTAATACAGTAATTGATGATTGATTAATTCAtgttgttgttaaaaaaaatcagacGTGTCCACTCTATGCATCATTTCTTCACTCAAAATTACAAATTACAGACCTATAATTAAAGACCACGGCTGATTAGTGAGGCTGCTTAATCCTATGATCTAAGGTAGTATGAACCTAAAAATAATTTCACTGTCTCAGCTAGGACATACATTCCTAGTCTACCACCATAATCTGCATTAGTCTACCAAAATAAAACTAACTTTAAtataacatcatcatcatcatcatatctTTATTTTACACAAGAAACAAGATATAAGATAATAAGAATGAACACCATATGTATGCAAtgcattattattaaaaaaaagatgcATAATGGATCATTGGATGAAGCAAAATCTCACCATGTGACAAATCCACGAATAATCTTCCCCTGCTCTAACATGACATTGCCAAGCAGAGAATCAAGGATAAGGTCTACAAAAAGTTGTAGAgacattttattttcattaacaaCTAAACCAacattttattgttatttacaTACTCCAATGATATGGGCACACTTAGCACCTAATCTAGATTCTAGGAGAAATATGAACCTGCAATGGATTTTTCATGACAGTGGTGAATTCTTGTTTTTCGGACAAATCGACGTGTCCCCCCTCCGGAAGCTTCCAATCaaaattccaaaccaaattagcCACAAAATATTCCAAATGAAGCAAAGCTAAATTATATCCAGGACAAATTCTCCTCCCAGCACCAAATGGCATCATCTTTATCTCTTTACTCCCTGTAATATCAAATGTTTCCTCCTTCAAAAACCTCTCTGGCTTAAACTCCATTGGATCCTCCCAAACATGAGGATCCCACCCCATCTCAGCCACCATAAAATTCACTGTCCCGTTTTTAGGCACCAAATAACCATCCAAAACAACATCCTCAGTCACCGCGTGTGGCAACACAAAATGCCCCGGTGGATGACGCCTCAACCCTTCCAAAATCACACACTTAAGATACGGAAACTTATGCAAGTCTTCCTCTTTCACTTCCTTCTTTTCTCCACTATCATCGTCACCCATCACATCTCTAATCTCATCCACAATCTTCCTCTGCACGTCCGGGTGTTTCACCAAATTCGCCATAATCCACTGCAAAGCAGTGGAAGTAGTATCCGTCCCACCAGTCAAAAACTCGGAACAAAGAGTAACCATTTCATCTTCACTCAGCTTACGTTTCTCCTCAGGCAACTCCAACTCCAAAAGAGTATCCACATATGAAACAACACTCTTAACATTGTTCAATCCACTCTCTTTGACTTGCTTCCTCGCTCTTATCAACGGAAGCAAAACATCCTCTTGATCCTTACGCAATTTCAAAAACTCCTCCCATCGTTTCCGCAAGAAAATCCTGGTAACTCTAGGCCagaaattcaaaatattgaaTCTGCTAATACCCAACAAATGATTCCTTTGTACACGCAAGATGTCACTGAGTATCTCATCATTAACTCTTTCACCAAACAACATGAAAACTAATAAACAGAACATCGCATAATGAAAGTGAGAAATAACCGTAACAGAATCTGAAGATTCTGATCCCGAAGCAGATTTGAGACGGTTGATGAGAGTTTCCAAGACCCAGTTGCGAATTTCAgagaaagatttgattttggaaGGATGAAGCATCTCTGAAGCGAGGTTACGACGGAGGGTACGCCATGTAGGACCGTATGAAGCAGCACTGATGTTATGTTGGTTGCTGGTATTAATTTTGCCGGTGGGAAGAGCTTTGGGACGATCGGAGAAAACAGAGGAGTTTTGAATGAGAGCATGATGAGCAATGGAATGGTCGGCGATGAAAATTGCAGGTCGAGAACCGATTCTAAGAGTGATGATAGGACCATATTTGGTGTGAAGGGTTTTGAGAAATGGTTCGAGTTGGGAGGAGAATGATTTTCGAAACCATGATAGGGTTGTGAGTATTGGTATGTGTGGTGGGCCAGGAGGGAGGGTTACGGTGGTTTTTGTGGTGGTTCTGGTGGAGAAGATAGCTCTGATGAGGAAGATGATGCAGAAAGAGACAATTGCTATGAACCATGATGATTCCATTATTACTACGTAACTCAAAGAGAGTGTTTGTGAAACTTTACTCTGTTACGAGgatagtgtgtgtgtgtgtgtgtgtcacATATAAAACAGTGTGTGTGATGAAAAATAGGATACGGATGTGGGGTGCAAGGTTGACATGACATGTTCAATTTGAGATAGATAGATTAGAGAACAAGATAACAAAAATTGAACTTTTCcgtcttgtaaaaaaaaattgaacttttctCATTTCACTAAATTATAGGAcgatattttgtttttttgtctaGAATACTAAgacttttttaatattaaaacatTTTCTAAGATACTCAAGAGAAATTATCACACCGATGAATAAAATGAATCAATCATCTCCTTGTGAGcctagctcagttggtaggacattacattatatatgcagggtgtcgggattcgaacctcggccatcccacttatccaccttagggtgaaatttctagccactaagagacttgacaaaaaaaacaaataatcaaCCATAACTCAATTCTCGGGTGCATCCGTATATTGATCAGAAAAATCAATAAACATGAATATTAATGCATATTGtatttttggttcaaaatttTGTGAGTGAGGAAGGAGTGTCGCCGCGGTCGGCATGAGTGACACACAGTCACAGTGAAGCAGCATGCACGGTACTGTGGCGCAGTAATGCAGGAGGAGGGCTGCCACTTGGAGATGATGCATAGTTGAGAATGAGAGGAATATGACGCGATTGAGAACTGCAACAAACATAACAGGTATGGGTGAAAGAGAAGAGGGCGGAGGACGAGGTTTGATTACAGATAGACGGAGGAGCTGCTAATGTAGCACAGGGCACATCATACTTTTAGATCAAAATAGAGATCCACAATCAGCAACCATCTCATTTGCGTGGTTTCAACGAAGTTGTTGTCGGTGCCAAGTAGCAATTTCTTATTAGTATTTTACTGTGATTTTTCATTCAAAGTCATTGTCACGAATTCTTAAAAAGGACAAAATGACAATAACCATTTAAAACTAACACACGTAAGTGAAAAAGTTGGTGTTTGAATCCGATCACGACATAAGAATATTGACACCGTAAGAATAAACACCATTGATAACTGATATGGCTGAAActgaaagagaaagaaaatctaGGATACTGATGTGTAATTTACTTCTATGAGtgatttgaaaaaatgacaaagaCAATTCAACAACCTTACATGTCATAAAAATATGGAAGATTGAAAATGTTCATTTAGATTTAAATCTTAGTTCTAAAGGAAGGTTACAATTCTGTTCGTGTTGGAGTCATTGACATCGCGGGAAATTATAGCCAAGCTGATacttacacacacacacaccagtACTTTAATCAGTATTACAAATTTCTACCATCAAACATAAAACTCCTCCACAACAGAAAATATCACACAGTATCATCACACACCATtatacatcaattttatttttctccaccttcataaaaaaatattatacaacatCCTTCACATGATCAACTTTGTAGAATTCCATATGTATGCCTTCCATTAAGATTACTAAACTGTGCAAACATTGCAGTTCCAGAATGGTCATCAATAGCTTGAACTTCAGCAggattattattagtattattagtGTTAATATTAACTTCTTGATGAGCAACTGGGCGGTGTCATCAGTAGTAGTGGGAGGTGCAGGTGCAGTAGGAACAACAGCAGCAGAAGCAGAAGCTTTAATCTCATTCTCATCTTTAACTTTTCCTGTATATTGTGGTTAACTTAACACCTGATTCCTGATAAAAATACATGTATTTTAAGCTTTTTGTAATTATATATGTACAAtagtttatgttttattttaaaactgaGATATTGTGTTCGAACCCGACCCgaccctacatataaaatgcaatatccCTACCAATTGAATTATGCTGGTAGAGactatttaaaatttatcataACATTACCttacattaaattttatttataaagtaTTATTACCGAACAAAACTCGGGTTACCGGAGTGTTCAACCATGTAAAAAtgccaaaagaaaaataattttctcttcTTTGCTAACTACTCTACACGGCCAAACCTTTGAGTACCACTTAAGAAAGCACAACTATATATAACATAACATTAAGATAGCTCTCAATCaagatttaatttgtataatatCCTCACATAAAGGTAGAGAAAGAATTAATGATGGATAATCTTAGGAAAACACTTGGGAGTTTTGCAATGGTAGCATTAGTCTTTGTtggttttattttcatttataattgGTCCTTCTTATCTTTCTCCACTCAATTACTTCTATCTCACAATCAGCCACTCTGTCAGCACCAATCAAACATGGTATGCTCAATTACTTCCATCTTccttttgttaatatataaagaatattattatattcatGTATAaacatattcaataaatttgatccccaatttaaatattattacttGACTATACTTTTGAAGTTCAATTGGTTTGTGAGATtaagaattgatttttttttttttgacttgattcaaattttcaataattttttcattttattttttattattaatgtaGAGCTCAATTATTAATGAAGCATATGGAGATGATATTGACACAGCTTTGGCCAAAGCTTCAAAGGGAAAAAACAAAACCGTGATAATAATTGCTATAGTAAATAAGGCTTATGTAGAACAAGATGTAAAGGGTGATGCAATCACCATGTTTGATCTATTTTTAAGCAGCTTTTGGCTTGGAGAAGGAACAAGGTCTTTGATTGATAATCTTCTCGTTGTAGCCGTTGATCAAACGTCCTACGATCGATGCGAGTTTTTGCGGTTGAATTGCTTTAAATTGGAAACTGATGGTGTTGATTTTGGAGGTGAAAAACTCTACATGTCTCAAGAGTTCATCAAGATGATGTGGAGAaggactttttttcttttggaagtTCTAAAACGCGGTTACAACTTCATTTTCACGGtatatagtttaattaaattatttattcaaaaaattaaacattttatttttcaatgcattgactttacacaattttacaaaaacttactatttaatttCTATATCCAACATCAcatttaacttattttaattaactTAGTTTAATTAGCACATTTGATATTCCCATTTCATCAAACCGAGTTTAACAATACCTTAAAtaatttccataaaaaaaaaaataccttaaATAATTGTGAAAAATACTTCTTATCAATTATCTAAATTTTAAGATCAATTTTGTTATGAAGCAAGTAAATTTTGTTGTTCCCTAACAAGGGCATCAATTTTATACACTATTCGTCATCAAATTGTTGATTTAATGTcgtaatgtatttttttattaaatagtctagtggctagaaagtTTATCTTTAAAGTGAATTAGTGAAGTGTCCGGGATTTGATCAAAAATGtgatgttttcttgtagtgtgaaTTTCAatccctacatataaaatacgatatctctgtcaactgagttaagctcatggGTACTATATTCTTCCTACATGATGAATAAAATGATATAACACTATTTTTATaagggggaaaaaaaaaaaacttacctATAGTcgagttttttttcttatttaattttgaaacacGTGCAGGTAACGTAAAATAGAAAACGTGCAATACATCACGGATATGTGCACATGTTATAGAAACTTATAAAATCATTCATTCATCAATATAATGTGTCATGAAACATGAAAAGAAACAGATGTCATGTTTCTATTGTAACACATTGTTCATCCTTAATTGGAGGACgattaatttctcttttttattgatCGATTGACTTAATTATTTATAGTCTGACTTTTCATCTATATATGTGCAAATTGTCTTGGTTCGTACGTGCATGTGTAtgaatgaagatttttttttgggtcatgttaacatgtgcataaaaggcacatgttaaggttctaaatatagaaaattacatttattgttagaaaaaaatttaatgcttaagaagttaaatgcacatattccaatatattatttttacttttgtttccttaacatgtgcctttggtgcacatgttaacattttcctttttttttttgacggatgTGTATGAATGAAGATGGAATATATAGAATATGAGATATTcttatattctatatatatgaGATATTCTTAGATGGATATGAGATATTCTTAGATGGTCACGTGACTAAATAAATTGTATTTGGTTATACTTATAGAAAgtaaaataagtatttaaaaaaataattaaataatatttattttttaaattattaaatgatatATTAGTTTTTGTGAGTGTGATCAAATGCAATTTATTTGATCACGTGACCATTTAAGAATATTTAATAGACTATAGTCGTTagcaaaacaagaaaaattatagagCTCGGTAAAATTTTATGTgtgatataatatataaatagtttaataAGCAAAATAATGTGACATTTGGTGGGTCCAACATTTTACACTTTTAAGATATTGAATATACGCATTTCAAAACAACTTTTAAGATATTGAATATCCGTATTTCTAGTGCTTTacataaaatattcaagttattatatattttgactGGCATGATTCCATTTTTTAATGTTCCTAATACATTACCACACATTAAATTTTGTAGGACACTGATATAATGTGGTTAAGAAATCCATTTGAAAGGTTAAGCAA
It contains:
- the LOC123909695 gene encoding cytochrome P450 89A2-like — protein: MESSWFIAIVSFCIIFLIRAIFSTRTTTKTTVTLPPGPPHIPILTTLSWFRKSFSSQLEPFLKTLHTKYGPIITLRIGSRPAIFIADHSIAHHALIQNSSVFSDRPKALPTGKINTSNQHNISAASYGPTWRTLRRNLASEMLHPSKIKSFSEIRNWVLETLINRLKSASGSESSDSVTVISHFHYAMFCLLVFMLFGERVNDEILSDILRVQRNHLLGISRFNILNFWPRVTRIFLRKRWEEFLKLRKDQEDVLLPLIRARKQVKESGLNNVKSVVSYVDTLLELELPEEKRKLSEDEMVTLCSEFLTGGTDTTSTALQWIMANLVKHPDVQRKIVDEIRDVMGDDDSGEKKEVKEEDLHKFPYLKCVILEGLRRHPPGHFVLPHAVTEDVVLDGYLVPKNGTVNFMVAEMGWDPHVWEDPMEFKPERFLKEETFDITGSKEIKMMPFGAGRRICPGYNLALLHLEYFVANLVWNFDWKLPEGGHVDLSEKQEFTTVMKNPLQVHISPRI
- the LOC123909731 gene encoding uncharacterized protein At1g28695-like, whose translation is MMDNLRKTLGSFAMVALVFVGFIFIYNWSFLSFSTQLLLSHNQPLCQHQSNMSSIINEAYGDDIDTALAKASKGKNKTVIIIAIVNKAYVEQDVKGDAITMFDLFLSSFWLGEGTRSLIDNLLVVAVDQTSYDRCEFLRLNCFKLETDGVDFGGEKLYMSQEFIKMMWRRTFFLLEVLKRGYNFIFTDTDIMWLRNPFERLSKDKSEDLQISTDIYLGDPWSEKHLINTGFFFVRSNKKTISLFETWYGKKDNSTGKKEQDVLIDLIGGGIFGHLGLKVRFLDTLYFSGFCQDSKDFKLVTIIHANCCRSITAKVADLKATLHDWKKFRKLEGNSTLNVNWSSHEWCWMSWGRPNRTRG